Proteins co-encoded in one Cricetulus griseus strain 17A/GY chromosome 1 unlocalized genomic scaffold, alternate assembly CriGri-PICRH-1.0 chr1_1, whole genome shotgun sequence genomic window:
- the Mrps16 gene encoding 28S ribosomal protein S16, mitochondrial isoform X2: MVHLTTFLSRAYHGGHLTIRLALGGCANRPFYRIVAAHNKCPRDGRFVEQLGSYDPLPNSNGEKLVALNLDRIRHWIGCGAHLSKPMEKLLGLSGFYPLHPMMITNAERLRRKRAREVLLASQKTESEPGETEAS, from the exons ATGGTCCACCTTA CAACCTTTCTCAGCAGAGCATACCATGGGGGCCACCTAACCATCCGCCTTGCTTTGGGTGGCTGCGCCAACCGGCCCTTTTACCGCATTGTGGCTGCTCACAACAAGTGCCCCAGGGATGGCCGCTTTGTGGAGCAGTTAGGCTCCTACGATCCACTGCCCAACAGTAATGGAGAAAAACTGGTTGCCCTCAACCTGGACCGGATCCGGCATTGGATTGGCTGTGGGGCTCACCTCTCTAAGCCTATGGAGAAACTTCTGG GTCTTTCTGGGTTTTACCCCCTGCATCCGATGATGATCACAAATGCTGAGAGACTTCGAAGGAAGAGAGCTCGAGAAGTCCTCTTAGCATCTCAGAAAACAGAATCGGAGCCTGGAGAAACAGAAGCAAGCTGA
- the Dnajc9 gene encoding dnaJ homolog subfamily C member 9: MGLLELCEQVFGTADLYQVLGVRREASEGEVRRGYHKVSLQVHPDRVDEDQKEDATRRFQILGRVYAVLSDKEQRAVYDEQGTVDEESAGLDQDRDWDAYWRLLFKKISLEDIQAFENTYKGSEEELADVKQAYLDFKGDMDQIMESVLCVQYTDEPRIRNIIQQAIDAKEVPSYNAFVKESKQKMNARKRRAQKEAKEAELSRKELGLQEGVNNLKALIQSRQKDRQKEMDNFLAQMEAKYCKPSKGKRTAPKKEKK; this comes from the exons ATGGGGCTGCTGGAGCTATGCGAGCAGGTGTTCGGCACCGCCGACCTCTACCAGGTGCTGGGCGTGCGGCGCGAGGCTTCCGAGGGTGAGGTCCGACGCGGCTACCACAAGGTGTCTCTGCAAGTGCACCCCGACCGTGTAGACGAGGACCAGAAAGAGGACGCCACCCGCCGCTTCCAG ATCTTGGGGAGAGTCTATGCGGTTCTGAGTGACAAGGAGCAGAGAGCAGTGTACGATGAACAGGGAACAGTGGACGAGGAATCTGCTGGCCTCGACCAAGACCGGGACTGGGACGCGTATTGGAGGTTActctttaaaaag ATATCGCTAGAGGACATTCAAGCTTTTGAAAATACATACAAAGGCTCTGAAGAAGAGCTAGCTGATGTTAAGCAGGCCTACCTAGACTTCAAGGGCGACATGGATCAGATTATGGAGTCTGTGCTTTGCGTGCAATACACAGACGAACCCAGGATAAGAAACATCATTCAACAAGCCATTGATGCCAAAGAGGTCCCATCCTACAATGCCTTCGTCAAAGAGTCCAAACAAAAGATGAATGCAAGGAAAAGGAGG GCTCAGAAAGAGGCTAAAGAGGCCGAGTTGAGCAGAAAGGAGCTGGGGCTGCAGGAAGGAGTGAATAACCTGAAAGCACTCATCCAG AGCAGACAAAAGGATCggcaaaaggaaatggacaattttctggctCAGATGGAAGCAAAATACTGCAAACCTTCCAAAGGGAAAAGAACGGCTcccaagaaggaaaagaaatag